Part of the Vicugna pacos chromosome 3, VicPac4, whole genome shotgun sequence genome is shown below.
TAATCCCAACCTACTTTCTCTTaagtatttggggttttttttattattgagttatattatttttattatagtcagtttacaatgttgtgtcaacttctggtgtacagcacagtttttcaatcagacatgaatatacatatagtcGCCCTCATGCTCTTCTTCACGTTGAGATATTACAAGATCTTGACTATATTCCCCTGCGCCacacaatataaacttgttcatctattctgtatctacctgtcagtatctacaaatctcgaactgcCAAGTATTTGTAATCTCAGAGATGTTTTAACTCATCTGGTGTTAAAATTCCACATGATACTGCctttctgaaattcagatttgtttttacaaagagaggagggagaatgttataaataaaaaacagaaaaatattataaattgaaaaatacaagtctgaactttaaaaatgtacagtatCTTTATGAAAAAGGTAGATACATTTGGTTTTTGGCAGCTGCAGCTCTTAAATGACAGACACGTTCAATTCCCACGTGTACCATGAGTGAAAACTTACAATATAAGgggcaaaacaaatgaaaaaacaaaaaaacaaaccggTAGATTCTGAAAGAGTCTTTTAAAAAGGAGAACTCCAGGGTTGCACTGATGCCAAATGGGGGTaatatgaataaataagaaacatgAAAGTTCCTCCTGACTTTCCTAAGTCCTATTAGTTTCTATGTTTGTTCAATACTATGAAGGATTCAAGAAGAGACATTTAAATCAACTCCCTAGAGAACACAATGATGTAACTTGCCCACCCTGCCTCCAGGATTTAAAcctaacttccctggccttggaaTGGTAAGAGCAGATTCATTCAGCTGGTGTGGCTCAGATTTACTCTCTGGAAGAGCAGAAAAGGTGGAACCAATGGTATGTACTCTAATTGCCGTGTTTGTCTATTTGCCAGAATGTGGCTTGTTAACATGTCTCttcagaaatttataaaatccCCCAAAAAATAAGGAGCAAAGTGTCTGATTCTGACTTTAGATTTCCTGAaatcctagattttttttttgacctagTTACACTGCACCATACTTTGCTTCACATTTCCTTTTGTCTCAGTGACtacgtgatttttttttcctctgcaaaTTTCTCTCACCTTCTGTGCAGCAACTCTGCGACCGACCAGACCTCAGTCAGACATGGAGCTTCTGACTTTGCCATAATATAGAACTTAACTCTCTTCTTAACAGAATCATTTTAGGACAATTGTGTCAAGCATAATTCAAGCAGTTCAAATGGGAACTTAAACATTGAAATATGCAGGCAAAGCAGTTGTTGAGCAAAAACTGCTAATTTATAGAAGGGagaattttacttcttttgtgaggaaactgagatgcagTACCGGGGGGATCACTATGCTGGATTATAGGAACGTAGCTTTATGTTTGGTTTAACGCAACTGGTCCGTGTactcatttattattattcattcattcactcactcactcactcactcagtcatttattcattcactgtgCATGGACTACCTAATGTTCTAGACAACTTGGGGGTAAAATGcaacagcaaaaggaaaaataattatttaaaatgtttttcaactGAATAATTGCTATGTAGGACATCTGTAgcttttgggggttttttcctTATAAACTCTGTGTGAAACATAATACAATAAATGCTTTAGACTTCACTTTGAGGAGGaagagatagctcagtggtacgagtgcctgcctagcaggcacaaggtccagggttcaatccccagtacctccacttaagaAATAAGTAGACAAATAGACCTAGTTACCTCTtcccctaaaaaaagaaaaaaaaatagatttcacTTTGAAGTTGTGAGGGGGATCAGCCATCAGACGACTGCCCTACTGTCCTACACAGACTCTCCTCCGTCTTCCTCCCCTGCACCAGATCTGCACACCTCCTAACATCCTGCTCTGTATCAGGTACGCACCCCAAGGGCCCTCCTCTGTGCTAGATCGGCACCTCTCCTGTCCTGCAGCAGGTCTGCACCCTGAGTGCCTTCCTGTCCTGTGCCAGATCTGCACCCCTTCTGCACTCCCGTCCTGTGCTGTATTTGCACCCAAGTGCTCTCCTCCCCTGTAAAGGTCTGCACCAcgcctgccctcctgccccgcACCAGCTTGGCACCCTGAATGCCCTGTCTTCCACCAGGCCTTCGCCTGAGCTGATCTACCCAGCCTCTCCACTCTGATGCCCCTCATGGTCCTGTTTAATGGGGCGTCATCATTCAAGGAAAAGTTGAATACACTGAATCGTTTAGCAAGGGAAGGGGAGTTCACAGATTAACGGAGATATACgatggcagaaaatatttaagCTTTCAAGTTTTCAGCAAACTTCAGTGATTTTCAACTCATTAACGATGTTAATATTAACATAAGTTTCAGCTTTCAATACGATCACTGAGTCCTGGATGAGCAGCTATGTCCAAAAGTGGAGTAGGGACTTAGTAATGAATGACTTCATTCAACACTCACATTGTGTTACGGACTTAACGAGTGGTTCCTACTGCAGCTTTCTAACCATGCCAAGAGATGAGCTCTTTTATTTTATCAGTTTGGGGAGAAATTACGATTTACAGAGTATATAATACCTTTTGTATGTATACAGCTCATGAGTGGTCACCTCTGCAGGCTGATTTCATAATCTACTTTAGACTTGGAGCCAGACTGCATCCTGGCCTCTCAGAGATTTGAACTTTTGATTCTACACTGATACAACCTCATATTTGAAAAATTAGCTTAAAGCAGTTTTCCTACTGGAAAAGGGTTAAGGAATTCGTGTGCATATGAAAATTCTGAAAAACGATGATTCTCATTTTCTCCCTCGAGTGAGAACTGCTAACCAAGACCATGTGCTCAGGGAAGCAAAATTCGCAGAACCAAACATCAGATGCTGATTTCATCTTGGTGGCCTCTTTGGTGAAACCAAGCACGCCGTCCTCCTCTACACCGTGACCTTCATCTTCTTCGTGATGGCCCTCGCTGGGAACACCCTCCTCATCGTCGTGATCCACCAGGAGCCCCGCCtgcacacccccatgtacttcttcatCAGCCAGCTCTCCCTCATGGACCTCACGTACATATCTGCGACTGTGCCCAAGATGCTCCTGGGCCAGGTCACAGGAGATCGTACAATTTCTCCCTTAGGCTGTGGGatccaggtgtttttctatctgACTCTCGCTGGAGCTgagttttttctcctttctgctctGGCGTGCGACCGATATGCTGCTATTTGCAGACCTCTCCATTACCCCTTGCTGATGAATCAGAGGGTCTGTGAATGCCTGGTACCTGCTTGCTGGTTCCTAGGAGTGGTTGACGGTTTGCTGCTCACCCCCATCACCATGAGCTTCCCCTTCTGCCAGTCCAGAAAAATGCTTCTGTGAGGCTCCCACCTTGCTGAAGCTCTCCTGCGCCGACGTCTCCCTCTACAAGCTGCTCGTGTACCTGTGCTGTGTCCTCGTGCTCCTCATCCCCATCACCGTCCTCTCAAGCTCCTATGCCCTCCTCCTGCATCTCATCCGCAGAGTCGCCTCAGCAGAGGGCCGCAGGAAGGCCTTTGCCACCTGCTCCTCTCACGTAACTGTAGTGTCGCTCTTCTTTGGTGCTGCCATCTACACCTACGTGCTTCCTGGTTCCTACCACACGGCTGAGCAGGACATGATGGGGTCAGCCTTTTACACCATCATCACCCCTGTGCTGAACCCCCTCATTTATAGCCTCCATAATAAAGATGTCACAGATGCTCTGCGGAGTATGACGCGATCAGGGCTGAGCCTAAGAAGGCTGTAAATGGGAGAGCCTGGGGATGCCTCTGTCCCTTTTATGTTATTCCTCCCCTCCCTGTTTCTCCTCGACTTTGTCCCCAGGTTCCAGGGCCTCCAACAATGAATCCGGTTATtatctttcctctttcttaagCATGTGGCATATCTCCTCCATACTGCGTACACATCATAACTTAATCTCCTTAGGTTTAATGTCCTCATACCCGTATGCATCTGTGAGCCAATCGCTGACGTAAAGAAAACAGCACATAGGCCCTTTTAAGTGGTCTCCCGTCCAAAGTGTTTTGGTCATTCTGGTATGAGACTTCAGCATGAACACCTTAACCCTGAATGTGGCCTACTCAGAGGAATTCGGATCCCAGCTTAATCCTGGAGGGAAAATTGGGGTTTCCCTTAC
Proteins encoded:
- the LOC102528869 gene encoding LOW QUALITY PROTEIN: olfactory receptor 2T3-like (The sequence of the model RefSeq protein was modified relative to this genomic sequence to represent the inferred CDS: inserted 3 bases in 2 codons) — protein: MCSGKQNSQNQTSDADFILXGLFGETKHAVLLYTVTFIFFVMALAGNTLLIVVIHQEPRLHTPMYFFISQLSLMDLTYISATVPKMLLGQVTGDRTISPLGCGIQVFFYLTLAGAEFFLLSALACDRYAAICRPLHYPLLMNQRVCECLVPACWFLGVVDGLLLTPITMSFPFCQSRKMXFCEAPTLLKLSCADVSLYKLLVYLCCVLVLLIPITVLSSSYALLLHLIRRVASAEGRRKAFATCSSHVTVVSLFFGAAIYTYVLPGSYHTAEQDMMGSAFYTIITPVLNPLIYSLHNKDVTDALRSMTRSGLSLRRLVQRKTKILSLNLPINQGSVVIRWNKLKRIGLEFSSGYASVVLKNCVTFMGLLKLSQLPYITFEKGKPNCFPFSVPRSGSNQEPIDTSAGVPQAKELQPHTSSEISGTCNQTSGPGAACQQSSTNPSTWLHPSVSGQQPQSLLDPDSAHQCARPSPRTALRIYSPVNQQPATPAQIILETNQTGSQARLLDHPESQPATTQESTQPS